One genomic region from Fragaria vesca subsp. vesca unplaced genomic scaffold, FraVesHawaii_1.0 scf0511786, whole genome shotgun sequence encodes:
- the LOC101292174 gene encoding wall-associated receptor kinase-like 20-like, with protein MATSTRSRVLEIVSMLFVVIMIMFTKIGDVSADAGACPKCGSLEVPYPFSTDASCGDPRYKIYCNNANELQFMSAKGFKYKILSFDLSVNKLIILPPDLLVLNDNTPTCYSSDFSSQGLTLDEQLPFNISTRNTVMLFNCSDNLLRSPLNCSSSSFCRQFEDKIEACRGTLCCHFLKDSRMTSYMIRVRLGT; from the coding sequence ATGGCAACTAGTACTAGAAGTAGAGTACTCGAAATAGTTTCGATGCTCTTTGTggtgatcatgatcatgttcACCAAAATTGGGGATGTATCAGCTGATGCTGGTGCTTGCCCAAAATGTGGTAGCCTAGAAGTTCCATACCCTTTTAGCACTGATGCTAGTTGTGGAGACCCAAGATACAAAATCTACTGCAACAATGCCAATGAACTTCAGTTCATGTCAGCTAAAGGGTTTAAATACAAGATCCTCAGCTTCGACTTGAGTGTCAACAAGCTCATTATACTCCCACCTGATTTGTTAGTATTGAATGATAACACTCCCACATGTTATTCTTCAGATTTCTCATCACAAGGCTTAACACTCGATGAGCAATTGCCCTTCAACATTTCTACTCGTAACACTGTGATGCTGTTCAATTGCTCGGATAATCTTCTTCGCTCGCCTCTAAATTGTTCCTCAAGCAGCTTTTGTAGGCAGTTTGAGGATAAGATAGAGGCATGCAGAGGTACCCTTTGCTGCCATTTCTTGAAGGATTCTCGCATGACTTCATATATGATCAGGGTCAGGCTTGGAACCTGA